ATTTTTATTAATTCTATCTTTTCTTACGTAGTTTGAAGCAATGGCTAAATTGTAGTAATAATCAGTAGCGCATTCAGGAGACTCTTTGAGTTTTGTATTAAAAGCTTTTATAACCTCAGAAGGTCTTGGCATAACGCAATTCATTATTTGAGTATCAAACAAATCTCTTTCAGTTGTTGTGTCAGCTATAAAATTGTTTTCTACTGCATAAGCTAATAAATTTTCTAAAATAGGTGTAGCAGTATCTAAAGCTTCATTAACTTCCTCAAAATAGAAATTATCTAATTTAAATAGACCTGCAAGCATGTTAGAAGAGTAAATTTTATCTTCTTCATATATAAGACCTTTTTTTAGAGAAAAATTTAAAAGTCTATTTATTTCAAAATTAATCATTTTAAAGCCTCCTAGTCTTCAAAACCATTTGGATGAGTTTCGTGCCAATTCCAAGCATCCTTTATTATATCTTTAACATTTGTGAATTTTGGTGACCAACCTAAAACTTTTCTTGCTTTTTCGCTTGAAGCAACTAGTTTAGCTGGATCTCCAGAACGTCTTTCACCATATTCAACTTTAATATCTTGTTTTGTAACATCTTTAGCTGCATCAATCATTTCTTTTACGCTAAAGCCTATTCCGTTACCAAGGTTAAATATATCACTGCTTCCACCGTTTTTCAAATATTCAACTGCCTTTATATGAGCATCAGCTAAATCAATAACATGTATATAGTCTCTTACACATGTACCATCATCTGTAGCGTAATCTGTTCCGAATACAGTTATAAATGGGCGCTTTTTAAGTGGAACTTGAAGTATAAGAGGTATTAAATGTGTTTCTGGGTTGTGATCTTCGCCAATACTTCCGTCATCTAGTGCACCAGCTACGTTAAAGTATCTTAATGCTACATAGTTAATACCGTAAGCTTTGCTTGACCATTTCATCATTTTTTCCATGGTCAATTTTGTTTCTCCATAAGTGTTAGTTGGATTTGTAGCATCGTTTTCTAGAATAGGAATATTTTTTGGCTCGCCATATACAGCAGCAGTAGAAGAGAATACTATATTTTTAATATTGTGTTTTACCATGCTTTCTAATAAAATCTGCATACCATATACATTATTATTAAAATAAAGAAGAGGCTTTTGCATACTTTCTCCGACTAAAGAATTAGCAGCAAAATGTATTATAGCTTCTATTTTGTTTTCGGAAAAAACCTTATCTAAAAATTCACTATCACGTATATCACCTTTATAGAATTTTGCTTTTTTATTTACAGCTTGTAAGTGTCCACTTTGAAGATTATCGACAATAACAACCTCTGCTCCATTTTCTACTAATTCATGTACAGTATGAGATCCAATATAACCTGCACCACCGCAAACTAAAATTGACATAAAAATCATTCCTTTCAAATTAAACTAATTTTTTAGCACCATCGGCAATATCAACAATGTAAAAGCTTGGTTCATAGCCGATTTTTTCTTTATATTTTACTTTGATGTTTTCTGTAAATTCATTAACGTTTTCATCTTTAACTATACTGACAGTGCAGCCACCAAAACCAGCACCCGTCATTCTAGAACCTATAACACCTTTTGCTTCTAAAGCTAAAGAAACTAGAGTATCTAATTCGATTCCTGTAACTTCGTAATCATCTCTTAAAGAAATATGAGATTCATTCATAAGTTTTCCGAAGGTTGCAAGATCATTCTTATTAAGAGCTGCTACAGCTTTTATAGTTCTTTGATTTTCATAAACTGCATGTCTAGCTCTTTTTAATTGTGTAGGATTTGAGATGTATCCTTTTATTTCTTCAAATTCAGCTTCAGTAAGCTCACCCAAAGATTTTATATTTTTAACTTTTTGAAGGTCTTTTAATGCAGCTTCACATTCGCTGCGTCTTTCATTATATTTTGAATCTGCAAGACCTCTTTTTTTATTTGTGTTCCCTATGACTATTTTGTGACCAGTCATGTCTAATTTGCTATAGGTATATTGTAAAGTACTGCAATCAAGTAAAATTGCACAATCTTCTTTACCCATTCCGATTGAAAATTGATCCATTATTCCACAGTTAACACCTATAAAATTGTTTTCTGCGGCTTGGCACATTTTTACTATTTCAACCATGTCTATATTTAAGTTAAATAAATCATTTAAGATAGTACCAGTTAAAACCTCAATAGAAGCTGAGGAAGATAAGCCTGAGCCGTTTGGTATATTTCCATAGAAAAGAATTTCAAAACCATTTTCTATATTGTAACCATGTTTTTTAAAAGTATCTATAACACCTTTAATATAGTTTGCCCAATTATCTTTTTTACAGTTTTTTAAATCATCTAAATTAAATTCGATTATACCTAATTTATCAAAATTTAATGAATATGCAAGAACTTTGTTATCGTTTCTTTTTGAAACTAAACCATAAGTTCCTATAGTTAAAGCGCAAGGAAATACATGTCCACCATTGTAATCAGTATGTTCTCCTATAAGATTAACTCTGCCAGGAGAAAAGAAAACATTTTCATGAGTGTGATTAAAAATTTTGCTGAATTCATTTTGCAAGGTATTTATAATATCCATATTAATTCCTCCTCTATAACAATATAGTAATCGATTACTATTAAAAAGTAAAGACAAAAATAAAAAAAGTAGAATATGTTTTGAAAATTAGTTACTTAAAGACAACAATAGAACAACAATGTTCAACAAAATGATAAAATTAATCATAAATGGTATTGAAAATGATAATGATAAGTGATAATATATAATCGTAAACAGAAATTGTGCATAATTTTGTATAGTCAAATATGGAGGCGTACATATGCTAAAGGATGAAAGATTCCAAAAAATATTAGATATGCTCGAGAAAAATAACATAATAAAGATAACGGATATCAATGAAAAATTGGGTGTTACAGAGATAACAGTTAGAAGAGATTTAAAAGTTCTTGAAAATAAGGGGCTGCTTGAAAGAATTTATGGTGGCGCAAAGAAAATAATCATAAGTAATAAAGATACATTCAAAGAGTTATCTAACAATGAAAAGAAAAAAATCAATATAGAACAAAAAAAGCATATTGCTAAGCTTGCCAGTGAAATGATTGAAGAAAACGACATCATATATATAGGACCTGGAACTACAAGCGAACTTATATATGATTATCTAAAAGTTTCGTATGTAAAGGTTATAACTAATTCAATGCCAGTTTTCTTAAAGTTCAAAAATGATAAAAGATATGAAATTATACTTATAGGAGGAAGATACCGTTCTCACACAGATGTGTTTGTAGGAAGTTTTACGAATACAAATTTAAAAAGTATGAGAGTTAAAACTGCTTTTGTAGGTACAAATGGTATATATAATGATAATATAACCACTTCAAATGAAGAAGAGGGGATGTGTCAAAAGATAATAATGGATAATGCAATAAAAAAATTTGTTTTATGTGACAGCAGCAAGTTGGAGAAGGAAGATTTCTTTAGTTTTTATAATTTGGAGAAGGTAACAGCTGTAATTACAGACAAGAATATAGATGAAAGATTAAAGAACAAGTATGAGAAGAGAGCTAAAATAATAAACTCATAAAAATAATGATAGCTAAAATGTAAGAAGAGGAAATCAATAGGTCCATTTTACTCTTCTGTGGATTAATATTGTGTGTAGATTGTTGGTGATTCACGGAAGAGAATAATATAAAAAGTACAAGTTAAATTAGAGAGGAAGGTAATTTTTTATGAAAATAGCTATAGGAGCAGATACAGATGGCTTTGAATTGAAAGAATATTTAAAAAATTATTTAAAAGTAAAGGGAATCGAAGTGGTAGATAAAACTCCTAAAAAGGGAAGTAATCTTGTTGAAGCTGCTAGTTTAGTTGCAAAGGCAATTATGGATAAAGAAGTTGAACGTGGTATAGCCATAGATGAATATGGAGCAGGTTCTTTTATGGTTGGAGCTAAGCACAAAGGAATAATATGTGCAGAAGTTTCAGACGAACATTCGTCTAAAATGACAAGTCAACATAATTCAGCAAATATGCTTGCAATCGGAGCAGGAATTGTTGGAAAGAAGCTTTTAGAGAAAATGATTGATGCATATTTAGCTGAAGAATATGCAGGTGGAAGACATCAAATAAGAGTTGATATGTTAAATAAAATGCTATAAATTACGGGGGGTAGTAAAATGATAATTTCAATAGGTTCAGATCATATAGTTCCAGATATAAAAATGAAGATTTCGGAGTATTTAAAATCAAAGGGTCATACGGTTATAGATAACGGAACCTATGACTTTGTAAGAACACATTATCCTATATTTGGTAAAAAGGCAGCTGAAAAGGTTGCATCAGGCGAAGCAGATTTAGGAGTTATTTTATGTGGAACTGGAGTTGGAATATCAAACTCAGCAAACAAGGTGAAGGGAATAAGAGCAGCACTTGTTAGAGATGTAACAACAGCAAGATACGCAAAGGAATATTTGAATGCTAATGTAATAGCAGTAGGTGGCAGAATAGCTGGAATAGGTCTTATAGAAAATATAATAGATGCTTTTTTAGAAGCTCAGTACCAGCCTACTAAAGAAAATGAGGAGATAATAAAAGGAATAGATTCACTTATAAAGAACGATGAGGGTCAATTTGGAAATGAACATTTCTTTGATGAATTTATAGAAAAGTGGGACAACGGTGGCTATCCAAAGGAGTAATTTAGATATAAATCATTGAAGGTTTTTAAACTTTTATAAAAGAAGGGAAGGGGTTAGTATCATGTTAGTTACAACAAAAGGATTATTAGTTAAAGCTCAAAAGCAGCATTATGCAGTACCTGCATTTAATATACACAATCTTGAAACATTTAGAGTGGTAGTTGAAGCTGCAAGTGAATTAAATTCACCAGTAATAATAGCAGGAACTCCTGGTACTATAGATTATAGCGGAGAGGAATATTTAATAGCAATTGCTAAAGAAGCAGCAGCAAAGCATATAAATATACCAATAGCAATGCATCTAGATCATTTTCAAGATGTAGAAAGACTTAAACACTGTGTAGATGTAGGCTTTACATCAGCTATGATAGATGCTTCAAAAATGTCCTTTGAGGATAATATTAAAATTACAAAAGAAGTTGTTGAATATGCACATTTAAAAGGTACAGTTGTAGAGGCTGAACTTGGAATGCTTGGAGGGAGAGAAGAAGAGGTTGTCGTAGATGAAAAGGATGCAATGTACACTAATCCTGATGCAGCAAAAGAATTTGTAGAAAAGACAGGAATAGATTCTCTTGCGGTTGCTATAGGAACGGCACATGGTCTCTATAAAGGAGAGCCAAAGCTTGACTTTGATAGACTTAAGCAGATAAGAGAAAAGGTAGATGTTCCGTTGGTACTTCATGGGGCTTCTGATGTTCCAGAAGATTTAGTTAAAAGAGCCATCGAACTTGGAATATGTAAAGTAAATATTGCCACAGATCTTAAAATACCTTTTTCTGATGCAGTTAAAGAATACTTTAAAGAACATCCAGATGCAAACGATCCAAGAAATTACATGACTCCAGGAAAGAAAGCAATGAAGGAAATTGTTGTTAAGAAGATCAAGATGTGTGGGAGCGAGGGAAAAGCTTGATTACAATCATAAACTTAAATGCATCTGTTGATAAAAGATATGAAATAGAAGATATAGTTAAAGGAAAGGTTATGAGAGCAAGAGCTGTAGAAAATACGGCAGGGGGAAAAGGCTTACATGTTGCAAATGTAGCACACATTTTAGGTGAAGATATTACTACTACAGGTTATGTAGGTGGAAAAACAGGTGAGTTTATTGAAGCAAAACTCAGAGAAATAGGTATTAAGAGCGAGTTTGTTAAAATAAAAAAAGATACTCGTGAATGTCTTGCCTTTGTAACTGATGACTTAGTTCAAACAGAAATTTTAGAACCAGGACCTGAAGTTACAGAGGAGGAACAAGAGGAGTTCTATAAGGTTTATGAAAAGCTTCTTTGTAAATCTAATATTATAGTAGCATCAGGTAGTGCACCTAGAAATGTACCAAAGGATGTTTACAAAAAGCTTATTGAAAGAGCAAATAGAAGTGATAAAAAATTTCTATTAGATACAAGTGGAGATTTACTTAAGGAAGGCATAGAGGCAAAACCTTTTTTAATAAAACCTAACAAAGATGAGCTTGAAATGTTAACTGGAAAAGCTATAGTAAATGAAAAAGATATAATAGAT
The Clostridium felsineum DSM 794 DNA segment above includes these coding regions:
- a CDS encoding 1-phosphofructokinase, translated to MITIINLNASVDKRYEIEDIVKGKVMRARAVENTAGGKGLHVANVAHILGEDITTTGYVGGKTGEFIEAKLREIGIKSEFVKIKKDTRECLAFVTDDLVQTEILEPGPEVTEEEQEEFYKVYEKLLCKSNIIVASGSAPRNVPKDVYKKLIERANRSDKKFLLDTSGDLLKEGIEAKPFLIKPNKDELEMLTGKAIVNEKDIIDHIKILNSRGIKCVIVSLGAGGSLISFNKKIYKVFIPKVKAVNPVGSGDSLVGGFAVGLHRNYDIEKIIALASACGTANAMIKETGWVELNTVKDIMDKVKIEKY
- a CDS encoding galactokinase, giving the protein MDIINTLQNEFSKIFNHTHENVFFSPGRVNLIGEHTDYNGGHVFPCALTIGTYGLVSKRNDNKVLAYSLNFDKLGIIEFNLDDLKNCKKDNWANYIKGVIDTFKKHGYNIENGFEILFYGNIPNGSGLSSSASIEVLTGTILNDLFNLNIDMVEIVKMCQAAENNFIGVNCGIMDQFSIGMGKEDCAILLDCSTLQYTYSKLDMTGHKIVIGNTNKKRGLADSKYNERRSECEAALKDLQKVKNIKSLGELTEAEFEEIKGYISNPTQLKRARHAVYENQRTIKAVAALNKNDLATFGKLMNESHISLRDDYEVTGIELDTLVSLALEAKGVIGSRMTGAGFGGCTVSIVKDENVNEFTENIKVKYKEKIGYEPSFYIVDIADGAKKLV
- the lacB gene encoding galactose-6-phosphate isomerase subunit LacB, translating into MIISIGSDHIVPDIKMKISEYLKSKGHTVIDNGTYDFVRTHYPIFGKKAAEKVASGEADLGVILCGTGVGISNSANKVKGIRAALVRDVTTARYAKEYLNANVIAVGGRIAGIGLIENIIDAFLEAQYQPTKENEEIIKGIDSLIKNDEGQFGNEHFFDEFIEKWDNGGYPKE
- the galE gene encoding UDP-glucose 4-epimerase GalE; this encodes MSILVCGGAGYIGSHTVHELVENGAEVVIVDNLQSGHLQAVNKKAKFYKGDIRDSEFLDKVFSENKIEAIIHFAANSLVGESMQKPLLYFNNNVYGMQILLESMVKHNIKNIVFSSTAAVYGEPKNIPILENDATNPTNTYGETKLTMEKMMKWSSKAYGINYVALRYFNVAGALDDGSIGEDHNPETHLIPLILQVPLKKRPFITVFGTDYATDDGTCVRDYIHVIDLADAHIKAVEYLKNGGSSDIFNLGNGIGFSVKEMIDAAKDVTKQDIKVEYGERRSGDPAKLVASSEKARKVLGWSPKFTNVKDIIKDAWNWHETHPNGFED
- a CDS encoding DeoR/GlpR family DNA-binding transcription regulator, translated to MLKDERFQKILDMLEKNNIIKITDINEKLGVTEITVRRDLKVLENKGLLERIYGGAKKIIISNKDTFKELSNNEKKKINIEQKKHIAKLASEMIEENDIIYIGPGTTSELIYDYLKVSYVKVITNSMPVFLKFKNDKRYEIILIGGRYRSHTDVFVGSFTNTNLKSMRVKTAFVGTNGIYNDNITTSNEEEGMCQKIIMDNAIKKFVLCDSSKLEKEDFFSFYNLEKVTAVITDKNIDERLKNKYEKRAKIINS
- the lacA gene encoding galactose-6-phosphate isomerase subunit LacA; this encodes MKIAIGADTDGFELKEYLKNYLKVKGIEVVDKTPKKGSNLVEAASLVAKAIMDKEVERGIAIDEYGAGSFMVGAKHKGIICAEVSDEHSSKMTSQHNSANMLAIGAGIVGKKLLEKMIDAYLAEEYAGGRHQIRVDMLNKML
- a CDS encoding tagatose bisphosphate family class II aldolase — translated: MLVTTKGLLVKAQKQHYAVPAFNIHNLETFRVVVEAASELNSPVIIAGTPGTIDYSGEEYLIAIAKEAAAKHINIPIAMHLDHFQDVERLKHCVDVGFTSAMIDASKMSFEDNIKITKEVVEYAHLKGTVVEAELGMLGGREEEVVVDEKDAMYTNPDAAKEFVEKTGIDSLAVAIGTAHGLYKGEPKLDFDRLKQIREKVDVPLVLHGASDVPEDLVKRAIELGICKVNIATDLKIPFSDAVKEYFKEHPDANDPRNYMTPGKKAMKEIVVKKIKMCGSEGKA